In Nyctibius grandis isolate bNycGra1 chromosome 8, bNycGra1.pri, whole genome shotgun sequence, a single window of DNA contains:
- the SYDE2 gene encoding rho GTPase-activating protein SYDE2 isoform X2 yields the protein MADPLRRTLSKLRGRRSQRGATAGAGHRHGGVSAPQDLIENVYIASRSRTEPQSPQAGEVPEHRPQANSITVSKKRSWLQQSTHRPPSPPLEEENARKETQGVLIPVPRSPIPLPEPTVPRAPSTSPVGRERPARGRTPPGALPSTASPAAPRSAALDFGEDNDADDEGEIWYNPIPEDDEPNLPRVRLSAVTSPIAVGSPAVRYKFPSGGDPGTATGPHEGPPRSMESTEDSRTAQSSEASQADAVRSGDHVQQHWQRFACKAPAVPAAEDNPAIKCPSTGSGVVLAHKADIPSTEVFPPSPSPLKKSGSINWPFPDRIKSPRTVRKLSMKMKKLPELSRKLSVKGTSSHTSSDNPPSLLKGSCRDTSHTVSLPSSGNSTTTASRNVISRYHLDSSVSSQHTFKKKGSRSSKSFNKGGYLSDGDSPELITKSGKHGHETKCGKGKESLPSSSGKTEIDIDAFRHYNFSDQPKCSQYISGLMSIHFYGAEDLKPPRVDSKDVFCAIQVDSVNKARTALLTCRTTFLDMDHTFNIEIENAQHLKLVVFSWEPTPRKNRVCCHGTVALPTLFRVTKTHQLAVKLEPRGLIYVKLSLMEQWENSLDGLDADREPVMFGVDARKVVEKENTGLMVPLLMQKCILEIEKRGCQVVGLYRLCGSAAVKKELREAFERDSKAVTLCESQYPDINVITGVLKDYLRELPSPLITKQLYEAVLDAMVKNPLKMTASGCENGLSDSEHTAALLDCLPDVEKATLKMLLDHLKLVASYHEVNKMTCQNLAVCFGPVLLSQRQETTNHNNRVFTDSQELASALDFKKHIEVLHYLLQLWPGSR from the exons ATGGCTGACCCGCTCCGCAGGACGCTCTCCAAGCTGCGGGGCAGGAGGTCCCAGCGAGGGGCGACGGCGGGCGCCGGGCACCGCCACGGCGGGGTCAGCGCCCCGCAGG atttaatagaaaatgtttaCATAGCTTCGAGAAGCAGGACGGAGCCCCAGTCCCCGCAGGCCGGCGAGGTCCCCGAGCACAGGCCGCAGGCAAACAGCATCACCGTTTCGAAGAAACgcagctggctgcagcagagcacacaccgacctccttctcctcctctggaagaagaaaacGCCCGTAAGGAAACGCAGGGGGTTCTTATCCCGGTACCCAGATCTCCCATCCCGCTGCCTGAGCCCACAGTGCCACGGGCTCCCTCCACGTCGCCGGTGGGGCGGGAGCGCCCCGCGCGAGGCCGCACTCCTCCCGGTGCCCTGCCAAGCACCGCCAGCCCCGCCGCGCCCAGGAGCGCTGCTTTGGACTTCGGTGAGGATAACGACGCGGATGATGAAGGAGAAATATGGTACAACCCGATCCCTGAAGATGATGAGCCCAACTTGCCGAGGGTCCGCCTGTCTGCTGTGACTAGCCCCATTGCTGTGGGCTCCCCAGCAGTTCGGTACAAATTCCCCTCTGGGGGTGATCCGGGGACGGCCACGGGTCCCCACGAGGGTCCCCCACGCTCCATGGAGAGCACAGAGGACAGTCGGACGGCTCAGTCCAGCGAAGCGAGTCAGGCCGATGCCGTGCGTTCTGGGGACCATgtgcagcagcactggcagaggTTTGCCTGCAAGGCTCCCgctgtgccagcagcagaggacaATCCTGCCATTAAGTGCCCTTCAACAG GGTCTGGAGTTGTACTTGCACACAAGGCTGATATACCCTCAACAGAGGTTTTTCCTCCAAGTCCCAGtcctctgaaaaaaagtggATCAATCAACTGGCCTTtccctgatagaattaaatctccCAGGACTGTGAGGAAGCTttccatgaaaatgaaaaagctgcCAGAGCTGAGCAGGAAACTGAGTGTCAAGGGAACTTCAAGCCATACTAGTTCAGATAaccctccttccctgctgaaAGGTAGCTGCCGGGATACAAGCCATACAGTGTCTTTGCCGTCTTCTGGAAACTCAACCACCACTGCCAGCAGGAATGTGATAAGTCGTTATCATCTTGACAGCAGCGTGTCGTCGCAACACACGTTCAAAAAGAAAGGCTCAAGGAGTTCCAAATCCTTCAACAAAGGTGGTTACCTCAGTGATGGCGACTCACCCGAACTTATAACAAAATCAGGTAAACACGGGCATGAAACCAAgtgtgggaaaggaaaggagagccTTCCAAGTAGCAGTGGTAAAACTGAAATAGATATCGATGCTTTCAGACACTATAACTTTTCTGATCAACCCAAGTGCTCTCAGTACATCTCTGGACTCATGAGCATTCACTTTTATGGTGCCGAAGACTTGAAACCACCAAGAGTAGACTCAAAAGATGTCTTTTGTGCAATACAGGTTGACTCGGTAAACAAAGCAAGAACAGCCCTGCTTACATGTAGGACAACGTTTCTAGATATGGACCACACGTTCAACATAGAAATTGAAAATGCTCAGCACTTAAAGCTGGTGGTGTTCAGCTGGGAACCCACCCCGCGGAAAAATCGGGTGTGTTGTCATGGAACAGTGGCTCTTCCCACTCTTTTCCGAGTGACAAAGACACATCAGCTGGCTGTCAAACTGGAACCGAGGGGGCTTATTTACGTCAAGCTGTCGCTCATGGAGCAGTGGGAGAACTCTCTTGATGGTCTCGATGCAGATCGGGAGCCGGTGATGTTTGGGGTAGATGCTCGAAAAGTTGTAGAGAAGGAAAATACGGGCTTGATGGTGCCACTTTTGATGCAGAAATGCATTCTGGAGATTGAAAAGAGAGGCTGTCAG GTGGTTGGCCTGTATCGGTTATGTGGCTCAGCAGCAGTTAAGAAAGAGCTTCGAGAGGCGTTTGAGAGGGACAGCAAGGCAGTTACTCTCTGTGAAAGCCAGTACCCAGATATTAATGTCATAACAG GTGTCCTAAAGGACTATCTGCGAGAGCTACCCTCTCCCCTGATAACCAAGCAGCTCTACGAAGCAGTGTTGGATGCCATGGTGAAAAATCCCTTGAAAATGACGGCAAGTGGTTGTGAGAATGGCCTGAGTGACTCTGAGCACACAGCAGCCCTTCTGGATTGCCTGCCAGATGTTGAGAAG gCTACCCTGAAGATGCTGTTGGATCACCTGAAACTGGTGGCTTCTTACCATGAAGTAAATAAGATGACGTGCCAGAATTTAGCTGTATGTTTTGGGCCTGTGTTACTGAGCCAGAGGCAGGAGACCACCAACCATAACAACAGAGTCTTCACAGACTCGCAAGAGCTTGCTAGTGCCCTGGACTTCAAAAAACACATAGAGGTTCTTCACTATTTACTCCAGCTGTGGCCAG GAAGCCGGTAA
- the SYDE2 gene encoding rho GTPase-activating protein SYDE2 isoform X1: MADPLRRTLSKLRGRRSQRGATAGAGHRHGGVSAPQDLIENVYIASRSRTEPQSPQAGEVPEHRPQANSITVSKKRSWLQQSTHRPPSPPLEEENARKETQGVLIPVPRSPIPLPEPTVPRAPSTSPVGRERPARGRTPPGALPSTASPAAPRSAALDFGEDNDADDEGEIWYNPIPEDDEPNLPRVRLSAVTSPIAVGSPAVRYKFPSGGDPGTATGPHEGPPRSMESTEDSRTAQSSEASQADAVRSGDHVQQHWQRFACKAPAVPAAEDNPAIKCPSTGSGVVLAHKADIPSTEVFPPSPSPLKKSGSINWPFPDRIKSPRTVRKLSMKMKKLPELSRKLSVKGTSSHTSSDNPPSLLKGSCRDTSHTVSLPSSGNSTTTASRNVISRYHLDSSVSSQHTFKKKGSRSSKSFNKGGYLSDGDSPELITKSGKHGHETKCGKGKESLPSSSGKTEIDIDAFRHYNFSDQPKCSQYISGLMSIHFYGAEDLKPPRVDSKDVFCAIQVDSVNKARTALLTCRTTFLDMDHTFNIEIENAQHLKLVVFSWEPTPRKNRVCCHGTVALPTLFRVTKTHQLAVKLEPRGLIYVKLSLMEQWENSLDGLDADREPVMFGVDARKVVEKENTGLMVPLLMQKCILEIEKRGCQVVGLYRLCGSAAVKKELREAFERDSKAVTLCESQYPDINVITGVLKDYLRELPSPLITKQLYEAVLDAMVKNPLKMTASGCENGLSDSEHTAALLDCLPDVEKATLKMLLDHLKLVASYHEVNKMTCQNLAVCFGPVLLSQRQETTNHNNRVFTDSQELASALDFKKHIEVLHYLLQLWPVHHSPAKEPAHLNAFHEHSSSLNYLRPKRQRPQMLNLSGTEMSGVLRPRPAGLDSPSSNRYAGDWSSCGENYFLNPKDCLSEADYDDVPSEDTESGDDSSKAEESDALVRHPQPVPREHMFQSYLTMQAIDSAVDHRANLKDLQESIDTLIGNLERELNKNKLNMSY; the protein is encoded by the exons ATGGCTGACCCGCTCCGCAGGACGCTCTCCAAGCTGCGGGGCAGGAGGTCCCAGCGAGGGGCGACGGCGGGCGCCGGGCACCGCCACGGCGGGGTCAGCGCCCCGCAGG atttaatagaaaatgtttaCATAGCTTCGAGAAGCAGGACGGAGCCCCAGTCCCCGCAGGCCGGCGAGGTCCCCGAGCACAGGCCGCAGGCAAACAGCATCACCGTTTCGAAGAAACgcagctggctgcagcagagcacacaccgacctccttctcctcctctggaagaagaaaacGCCCGTAAGGAAACGCAGGGGGTTCTTATCCCGGTACCCAGATCTCCCATCCCGCTGCCTGAGCCCACAGTGCCACGGGCTCCCTCCACGTCGCCGGTGGGGCGGGAGCGCCCCGCGCGAGGCCGCACTCCTCCCGGTGCCCTGCCAAGCACCGCCAGCCCCGCCGCGCCCAGGAGCGCTGCTTTGGACTTCGGTGAGGATAACGACGCGGATGATGAAGGAGAAATATGGTACAACCCGATCCCTGAAGATGATGAGCCCAACTTGCCGAGGGTCCGCCTGTCTGCTGTGACTAGCCCCATTGCTGTGGGCTCCCCAGCAGTTCGGTACAAATTCCCCTCTGGGGGTGATCCGGGGACGGCCACGGGTCCCCACGAGGGTCCCCCACGCTCCATGGAGAGCACAGAGGACAGTCGGACGGCTCAGTCCAGCGAAGCGAGTCAGGCCGATGCCGTGCGTTCTGGGGACCATgtgcagcagcactggcagaggTTTGCCTGCAAGGCTCCCgctgtgccagcagcagaggacaATCCTGCCATTAAGTGCCCTTCAACAG GGTCTGGAGTTGTACTTGCACACAAGGCTGATATACCCTCAACAGAGGTTTTTCCTCCAAGTCCCAGtcctctgaaaaaaagtggATCAATCAACTGGCCTTtccctgatagaattaaatctccCAGGACTGTGAGGAAGCTttccatgaaaatgaaaaagctgcCAGAGCTGAGCAGGAAACTGAGTGTCAAGGGAACTTCAAGCCATACTAGTTCAGATAaccctccttccctgctgaaAGGTAGCTGCCGGGATACAAGCCATACAGTGTCTTTGCCGTCTTCTGGAAACTCAACCACCACTGCCAGCAGGAATGTGATAAGTCGTTATCATCTTGACAGCAGCGTGTCGTCGCAACACACGTTCAAAAAGAAAGGCTCAAGGAGTTCCAAATCCTTCAACAAAGGTGGTTACCTCAGTGATGGCGACTCACCCGAACTTATAACAAAATCAGGTAAACACGGGCATGAAACCAAgtgtgggaaaggaaaggagagccTTCCAAGTAGCAGTGGTAAAACTGAAATAGATATCGATGCTTTCAGACACTATAACTTTTCTGATCAACCCAAGTGCTCTCAGTACATCTCTGGACTCATGAGCATTCACTTTTATGGTGCCGAAGACTTGAAACCACCAAGAGTAGACTCAAAAGATGTCTTTTGTGCAATACAGGTTGACTCGGTAAACAAAGCAAGAACAGCCCTGCTTACATGTAGGACAACGTTTCTAGATATGGACCACACGTTCAACATAGAAATTGAAAATGCTCAGCACTTAAAGCTGGTGGTGTTCAGCTGGGAACCCACCCCGCGGAAAAATCGGGTGTGTTGTCATGGAACAGTGGCTCTTCCCACTCTTTTCCGAGTGACAAAGACACATCAGCTGGCTGTCAAACTGGAACCGAGGGGGCTTATTTACGTCAAGCTGTCGCTCATGGAGCAGTGGGAGAACTCTCTTGATGGTCTCGATGCAGATCGGGAGCCGGTGATGTTTGGGGTAGATGCTCGAAAAGTTGTAGAGAAGGAAAATACGGGCTTGATGGTGCCACTTTTGATGCAGAAATGCATTCTGGAGATTGAAAAGAGAGGCTGTCAG GTGGTTGGCCTGTATCGGTTATGTGGCTCAGCAGCAGTTAAGAAAGAGCTTCGAGAGGCGTTTGAGAGGGACAGCAAGGCAGTTACTCTCTGTGAAAGCCAGTACCCAGATATTAATGTCATAACAG GTGTCCTAAAGGACTATCTGCGAGAGCTACCCTCTCCCCTGATAACCAAGCAGCTCTACGAAGCAGTGTTGGATGCCATGGTGAAAAATCCCTTGAAAATGACGGCAAGTGGTTGTGAGAATGGCCTGAGTGACTCTGAGCACACAGCAGCCCTTCTGGATTGCCTGCCAGATGTTGAGAAG gCTACCCTGAAGATGCTGTTGGATCACCTGAAACTGGTGGCTTCTTACCATGAAGTAAATAAGATGACGTGCCAGAATTTAGCTGTATGTTTTGGGCCTGTGTTACTGAGCCAGAGGCAGGAGACCACCAACCATAACAACAGAGTCTTCACAGACTCGCAAGAGCTTGCTAGTGCCCTGGACTTCAAAAAACACATAGAGGTTCTTCACTATTTACTCCAGCTGTGGCCAG tACATCACTCACCTGCCAAAGAACCAGCACATCTGAATGCATTTCACGAGCACTCATCCTCCCTGAATTACCTGAGACCCAAGAGGCAGAGGCCTCAGATGCTGAATCTGAGCGGTACCGAGATGTCTGGGGTACTCAGACCAAGGCCAGCAGGTCTAGACAGCCCGTCGAGCAACCGCTACGCTGGAGACTGGAGTAGTTGTGGGGAGAACTACTTCTTAAACCCAAAAGACTGCCTGAGTGAAGCAGACTACGATGACGTCCCTTCGGAAGACACAGAGAGCGGGGATGACAGCAGCAAAGCCGAGGAGTCGGATGCCCTGGTACGACACCCACAGCCCGTCCCCAGAGAGCACATGTTTCAGAGCTATTTGACAATGCAAGCGATAGACTCTGCGGTGGATCACAGAGCGAACCTCAAAGATCTGCAGGAAAGTATTGATACTCTGATAGGAAACCTGGAAAGGGAACTCAACAAAAACAAGCTAAATATGAGTTACTAA